ATCTCCGGCACGCCCATCCGTCCCGAGGAGGTCCAGATCGGTCAGCTCGTCAACGCCGAGCCGGCCATCTTCTTCGAGCGGGACGCCGAGGGCGAGCCGGTCATGGGCGCCCACGACGTGCTGATCGCCAAGACCAAGGCAGCCGTGATCCTCGTCCGGATGTCTCCCTCGGAGATCACCCCGGCCCCCGGGCGGGAGAACTGGGGCGTCGACGGCATCTTGTGCTACTCCAAGATCTGCACCCACGTGGGGTGCCCGATCGCCCTGTGGGAGCAGCAGACGCACCACCTGCTGTGCCCCTGCCACCAGTCGACCTTCGACCTGGCCGACAACGGTCGCGTCATCTTCGGCCCCGCGGCTCGCGCAGTCCCCCAGCTCCCGCTGGCGGTGGACTCCGAGGGTTATCTGATCGCGACGCAGGACTTCGACGAGCCCGTCGGACCGAGCTACTGGGAGCGTGGCTGACCTATGAGCACGACCACTGCGGGCGCCTCCACCAACGGCACCTCCCCCGCGACCCCCGAGAAGGGTGCCCGTGGCGCCGGCGCAGCGCGCTGGGCCGACGAGCGCCTCGGCATCGGCCGCGCCGCCAAGAAGAACCTGCGCAAGGTCTTCCCGGACCACTGGTCCTTCATGCTCGGCGAGATCGCGCTGTGGAGCTTCGTCGTCCTGCTGCTGACCGGCGTCTTCCTGACGCTGTGGTTCAAGCCGAGCATGGCCGAGGTCACCTACGACGGCTCGTACGACGCCCTGCGCGGACTGCACATGTCGGAGGCCTTCGCCTCGACGCTGCACATCTCGTTCGACGTGCGCGGCGGTCTGCTGCTGCGGCAGATGCACCACTGGGCCGCCCACCTGTTCATCGGCGCGATGTTCATCCACATGATGCGCGTCTTCCTCACCGGTGCGTTCCGCAAGCCGCGTGAGCTGAACTGGATCATCGGCGGCGTGCTGCTGATCCTGGGCGTCCTCGCCGGCTTCACCGGCTACTCGCTGCCTGACGACCTGCTGTCCGGCACCGGTCTGCGGATCGCCGACGGTCTGATCAAGGCGACGCCGGTCGTCGGCACCTACATGTCGTTCTTCCTCTTCGGCGGGGAGTTCCCCGGCGAGGACATCATCTCCCGGCTCTACATCGCCCACGTGCTGCTGATCCCGGGTCTGCTGCTGGCCCTGATCGCCGCGCACATGCTGCTGCTCGTCTACCACAAGCACACGCAGTGGCCCGGCCCCGGCCGTACGAACAACAACGTGGTCGGCTACCCGATGCTCCCGGTCTACATGGCCAAGGCGGGCGGCTACTTCTTCATCGTCTTCGGCATCATCGCGGTGATGGGTGGCCTGCTCCAGATCAACGGCGTGTGGGGCTACGGTCCGTACAACCCCGCAGAAGTCACCGCCGGGTCCCAACCCGACTGGTACATGGGCTTCGCCGAGGGGGCGCTGCGCATCATGCCGGGCTGGGAGACCGAGATCTTCGGGTTCACGATCAGCTGGAACGTCCTGATCCCGGGTCAGATCCTCCCGGTGATCATGCTGGTCGCCTTCCTCGGCTACCCGTTCATCGAGCAGTGGATCACCGGCGACAAGCGGGAGCACCACCTCCTGCAGCGTCCGCGCAACGCCCCCAGCCGCACCGGCTTCTTCGCGGCGATGGTGACGCTATACGGCCTGCTGTGGGCCGGTGGCGGCAACGACATCCTGGCGGTGGTGTTCGGGCTCAACCTGAACCACATCACCTACTTCCTGCGCGTGGCCGTGTTCGTCCTCCCCGTCCTGGTCTTCATCCTCGTCCGCCGCTGGTGCATCAGCCTCCAGCGTCACGACAACGAGGTGCTACTCCACGGCTACGAGACCGGCATCATCATGCGCTCGCCCGACGGCGCCTACTCGGAGCGGCACCTGCCGATCGACGAGCACAAGGCCTACACCCTCACCGCCCGTGAGCGCGACAGCGTCTACGAGCTGGAGAGTGGCGAGAACGAGACCGGCGTCGCCTCCCCCACGGCCCGCAAGGACCGATTCCGGGCGCGGATCTCGGCCTACTGGTACGGCGACGCCGTCCAGAAGCCGACCCGCGAGGAGCTCGAGGAGGCGCGCGAGCACGCCGCCCACGAGCTCGATGCACAGGGCGAGATCGGGGTCTCGGCCGACGGCCACCAGTTCGACGGTCGCCACGACGCCACCGACGAGCAGCTGCGCCACAGCGACAAGCACTGACGCACAGCACCTCGACGAAGGCCCGGGACCAAGCGGTCCCGGGCCTTCGTCGTTCCGTCGCCGCCCTCCCCACGCCGCCCTCCCCCACACGCGTATCGGGTCACGCAGGTGAGTGCGCCCGAGAATGGTCACGAACCGGCGCTGGGTCGGCGCGCTGGCGGCCGGGAGTGACCATTCTCCGCTGCTCCAGGGGCCGGGCGGTCACCAGGGCACGTAGGCGACGCGGTACTGCTCGCCCAGCTCCGTCTGGAGGCGTACGGCGAGCTCACGGCCGCGGGTGTTGAGCCCGTCGCACGCGCTGATGACCCTGCGCTCGTCGGGCGCCGCGTCGATGGCGCTCATGTGCGCACCCCAGCGCTCGAGGTCGGCAACGAGCTCATCACTCAGCCCGAGGACGTCCCGCAACCACGCCGGGTCCTCCGGCAGCTGACCCTCGTCGTCCCACAGCCCGACGCGCACGCCGTAGTCCCACATGACGCGGATGACGGCGGGCGCCACCTCGTGGGTCGGCGGCACGTCCTCCTGCGCCGCACCGGGCGGCGGCTCGGGTGTGATGGCGCTCAGGTGAATCTCCCCAGTTCTGCTCACTGAATTTCCCCACCCCGTGGCACCCACCGGAAGCGGGTGGGGCTCCTTCGAAGATGGCGGTCTCTGACCACACGCCATCTCACGAAGGAGCCCTCGCTTCCCATGCTGACACGGGAGGAAGACATCGACGCGCACGCGCTTCGGCGGCAGGGTTGGACGATCTCCGCGATCGCCCGGCACCTGGGCCGTGACCGCAAGACCATCCGCGCCTATCTGAACAACGAACGCGTCGCCGGGGTGCGCAAGCCCGCTGGCGAGGACAGGTTCGAGCCGTTCGTCGACTACGTCCGCGCACGCCTGGCCGAGGATCCGCACCTGTGGGCGGTGACGTTGTTCGACGAGGTCGTCGCGCTCGGCTATGCCCAGTCGTATCCGACGTTCACCCGCCAGATCCGCACCAGGAACCTGCGTCCGCACTGCGAACCCTGCTCAGCGACGAAGGGCCGCCCGGCGGCGGTGATCGAGCACCCGGCCGGGGAGGAGACCCAGTGGGACTGGGTCGAACTCCCCGACCCGCCAGCGTCGTGGGGGTGGGGCAAGACCGCCCACCTGCTCGTGGGGGCGCTGGCTCATTCAGGTCGCTGGCGCGGCCACCTCGCGCCGGCGCAGGATCAGGCCCAGCTCGTCGACGGACTCGACAAGACCACCCGGAAGCTGGGCGGGCTGACCCACAAGTGGCGTTTCGATCGGATGGCCACGGTCTGTCACCCCGAGACCGGTCGCGTGACGGCGACATTCGCCGCAGTGGCCAAGCACTACGGCGTCCAGGTCGCGATCTGCCCACCGCGACGCGGGAACCGCAAGGGCGTGGTGGAGAAGTCCAACCACACCGCGGCGCAACGCTGGTGGCGCACCCTGAGCGATGACGTCAGTGTCGAACAAGCCCAAGCCTCCCTGGACCGGTTCTGCGAACTGCGTGGCGATGCGCGGCTGCGGGCGGCCGGGCATGGGGGCAAGGCCAGCGTGCTCACGATCGCTCAACGCGAGCCCTTGGCGCCGGTGCCGTCCACGCCGTTCCCGGCCACGATCACCGAAGACCGGACGGTGTCGGCTC
The nucleotide sequence above comes from Nocardioides massiliensis. Encoded proteins:
- the qcrB gene encoding cytochrome bc1 complex cytochrome b subunit; this encodes MSTTTAGASTNGTSPATPEKGARGAGAARWADERLGIGRAAKKNLRKVFPDHWSFMLGEIALWSFVVLLLTGVFLTLWFKPSMAEVTYDGSYDALRGLHMSEAFASTLHISFDVRGGLLLRQMHHWAAHLFIGAMFIHMMRVFLTGAFRKPRELNWIIGGVLLILGVLAGFTGYSLPDDLLSGTGLRIADGLIKATPVVGTYMSFFLFGGEFPGEDIISRLYIAHVLLIPGLLLALIAAHMLLLVYHKHTQWPGPGRTNNNVVGYPMLPVYMAKAGGYFFIVFGIIAVMGGLLQINGVWGYGPYNPAEVTAGSQPDWYMGFAEGALRIMPGWETEIFGFTISWNVLIPGQILPVIMLVAFLGYPFIEQWITGDKREHHLLQRPRNAPSRTGFFAAMVTLYGLLWAGGGNDILAVVFGLNLNHITYFLRVAVFVLPVLVFILVRRWCISLQRHDNEVLLHGYETGIIMRSPDGAYSERHLPIDEHKAYTLTARERDSVYELESGENETGVASPTARKDRFRARISAYWYGDAVQKPTREELEEAREHAAHELDAQGEIGVSADGHQFDGRHDATDEQLRHSDKH
- the istA gene encoding IS21 family transposase; the encoded protein is MLTREEDIDAHALRRQGWTISAIARHLGRDRKTIRAYLNNERVAGVRKPAGEDRFEPFVDYVRARLAEDPHLWAVTLFDEVVALGYAQSYPTFTRQIRTRNLRPHCEPCSATKGRPAAVIEHPAGEETQWDWVELPDPPASWGWGKTAHLLVGALAHSGRWRGHLAPAQDQAQLVDGLDKTTRKLGGLTHKWRFDRMATVCHPETGRVTATFAAVAKHYGVQVAICPPRRGNRKGVVEKSNHTAAQRWWRTLSDDVSVEQAQASLDRFCELRGDARLRAAGHGGKASVLTIAQREPLAPVPSTPFPATITEDRTVSAQALVAWRGNFYSVPPELARAQVTVSQRLGEPHVDIATASGIVIARHELAPAGAGVMVRDHGHVIALEQHVLAGHDTSRPHRKKERIPPGPAALAAAEQLRARNQPDSHDRDDGDVVIDLGAYDRAAQGRNTLT